The DNA segment GTGAACGGGACTATGCCTATGCCGGATCTTTTTATGCCTTTGCTATCTGGATTGGCTTGGGCGTTTTGGCTGTGGTAGAAGGAATGAGAAAGTTCCTGCCTGGCGGTGTTTCGGCGGTACTAGCTTCTATATTGACCTTGGTTTTTGTGCCCGGTATCATGCTCTCGGAAAACTGGGACGATCATAACCGTTCGCACCGTTTTGTGGCCAGAGATCTTGCCTTTAACTATTTAGATACTTGTGATGAAAACGCCATAATCTTTACCAATGGCGATAACGATACTTTCCCACTTTGGTATGCCCAAGAGGTAGAAGGCTATCGTACTGATGTGCGAGTTTGTAATTTAAGTTATTTACAAACAGATTGGTATATTGATCAGATGGGAAGAAAGGCCTATGACTCTGATCCCTTACCCTTCTCGCTTACACACGATCAGTATGTTACAGGAACCAGAGATGTGGTTCATCTCTTACCTCGTATTCAGGGCCGCGTTGACATGAAAGAAGCCATCAGATTCTTGGCCAGTGAAAATCCGAAGACAAAAGAAATACCGGGTTATCCAGGAAGGATAGAACATCTGCCTTCTAAATCCTTCAGCATTCCAGTTGATAGTCTTAAAATTTTGCAAAAGGGAATTGTTAGTGAAAATGCAGCCGAACTCATTGTGCCGGAATTAAAAATAGACCTGAATAAGGAGTATATACTTAAGAATGAGTTGATGATTTTGGATATGTTGTCCAATAACGACTGGAACCGCCCTATTTATTTTGCGGTTACGGTAGGACAGGATAATTATGCCAGCCTTGAAGACTATTTTCAGTTGGAAGGATTTGCCTATAAAGTGGTGCCTATAAAGACCAAAGCTGATGATGGTCAATTTGGTAGGGTCGATACAGAAATCATGTATGATAAGTTTAAAAATAAATTTCGTTGGGGAGGATTTGATGATGCGCGTGTTTATTTGGATGAGAATCACCAGCGCATGGCTATGAATATCCGTAATAATATGTCGCGTTTGGCCAATGCTTTGTTGGACGAAGGAAAAAAAGAGAAAGCAGTTGAAATATTGGATATGGCCCTAAGTAAGATGCCCGTGGAGAAAGTGCCACATAACTATTTTTCTATCTTCTTGGCCGAGGGTTATTACAAAGCCAATGAAATGGAAAAAGGAGATCGTATCTTAACGGATTTTGGTCGACAATCGTTTCAGGAAATTAATTTCTTTTCTTCTTTATCCCAGAGGAAGCAAGGTAATGTGGGTGATGACTTTCAGCGTAGCTTGGCTATTTATACAGAAATAGCAAATATGTCCATCCGTTTTTCCCGTGACAGTGTGCGTGAAGAATTGAGTAAAAATCTGGCTCAGCTACCTTTGGGTGTGGTGCCTGATAATATGTTGTCAATTTTTGCAGCTGAAGGTTTTTATATGGAAGGTAGGACTTTGGAAGGAGATCAGTTATTGGAAAATATTGCACGCATTAGTCGTCAAACCATTCAGTATTATATGAGTCTACCTAAGGATCAGAAGGTGCATTACGATTACCAATATCGTCAGAGCGTCATGTTTGATCGTGAAATTGAACACCTATTGACAAAATACAAACGCGATGATATCATGAAGAAACTCGGTATAGAAGATACTACTTCTGATACTCAGGTATTAAATTTTAGCACGCATTAAATTATACATAAATGGTACGTCCCCCTTTTTCAGCAAAAGTTTTGTTACCTGGTGCCACATGGCGCCAGGACAGCTGCAGTAAGGATGTTTTTGTGACATTCGACGATGGGCCTATACCTGAAATTACACCTTGGGTATTGGACGAAGCTGATAAGTGGCATGCGAAATTAACTTTCTTTTGTGTAGGCGAAAATGTATATAAAAATGCAGACCTCTTTCAGGAGATAATTGATAGAGGACATTGCGTGGGTAACCACACTTACAATCATATGAGAGCATGGAAAGAAGATAAGAAAACCTATTTTGATAATATTGATAAAGCTTCTCATCTTATTAAATCCAGACTCTTTCGACCTCCTCACGGAGAATTGTATCCATGGTACATTAAACAGATGAAACGAAAGTTTGAGAAGGTGGTGATGTGGGATGTGTTGTGTAAGGATTATGACGGTCACTTGTCGCCATCACAAGTATACGATAATGTAAAAAATAATATTCGTCCGGGTTCAATCATCGTATTTCATGATTCGTTAAAAGCCGAAAAAAATATGAAATATGCTTTTCCTAAAACCTTGGAACTAATAGCGCAAAAAGGATTAACAACACGAGTAATAAAATAAGATATTAAAGATGAAGATACTATTACTAGGTTCCGGAGGTAGAGAACATGCCTTGGCTTGGAAATTAAAGCAAAGTCCAAAATTAACAGAATTAATTATTGCGCCGGGTAATGCAGGGACCGCCGACCTAGGAACCAATGTAGAGCTCGATCCAAATGATTTTAAGGCCGTTAAAGAACTAGCTGTTCGCAAGCAAATTGACATGTTGATTGTTGGTCCGGAAGAACCTCTTGTGCGTGGCATTAAAGATTTCTTTTTAAATGATCCGGAGTTGATCCATATTCCTGTTATTGGTCCGGGAAAAAGAGGAGCTCGTCTGGAAGGAAGTAAGGAATTCTCTAAAGATTTTATGTTTCGCTATGGTATTCCTACAGCCAAATATAAGTCTGTAACATTGGATAACCTGGATGAAGGTATGGCTTTTTTAGCAGAGATGAAGGCGCCTTATGTTCTTAAGGCTGACGGATTGGCTGCCGGCAAAGGAGTGTTGATCATTGATGACCTGGAACAAGCCAAAGCGGATTTAAAAACCATGTTAGATGGCCAGTTTGGTGAGGCGAGTAAGAAAGTAGTCATTGAAGAATTTCTTGATGGAATAGAGCTTTCGGTATTTGTGCTGACTGATGGCTCTGCTTATGTTGTGCTACCCGAGGCCAAAGATTATAAAAGGATTGGGGAAGGAGATACCGGTTTAAATACAGGCGGTATGGGCGCTGTGAGTCCTGTCTCGTTTGCTGATGATAAGTTTATGAATAAGGTACATCGAAAAATAATTCAACCTACGGTGGCCGGTCTATATGGAGACCAAATACCTTATAAGGGATTTATATTCATTGGTTTAATTAAGGTCGGCGATGAGCCGTATGTAATTGAATACAATGTACGAATGGGTGATCCTGAAACAGAAGTGGTGATGCCTCGTATTAAAAGTGATTTGTTAGAACTTTTGGAAGCCACTGCAGCAAAGGAGTTAAAGAAACATACCATTGAAATTGAAGATAATACCGTTACTACAGTAATGATGGTGTCAGGTGGTTATCCTGAGGCCTATGAAAAAGGTAAGGAGATGACCGGTTTGGATAAAGTAAAGGATGGAATGGCTTTTCATGCTGGTACCAAACTTCAGGATGGTAAAGTGATCACCAATGGAGGTCGGGTGATAGCTATGAGCGCCATCGGTAAAGACATGAAGGAAGCTCTGGCTAAATCATATAAGAATGCGGAGCTTGTGCAGTTTGAGAATAAATATTTTCGTAAGGATATTGGATTTGATCTATAAATAGACTGTACAAAGTGGCATACCGGATGGTGTAAAGGTAGTTAAGTGAAGTAAAACAATTCGTTTGTAATGATATTAAAGCTGATACATAATAACAATATAGGAACATACGCATTTATGCTTTTTCTTGTTGTGTTATGCTGGTTAAAACCTATGGTTTTGGGATATACAGTGGATGCTGGCTCTTTTGATAGTGCGATGCCATTATGGAGTTTTTTTTCTTTTGTGGCGTCCATACCATGGTTGGCGTATCTTTTGAGCATAGTGTCGTGTGTTGTCATTAGCTTGAGTATTAATCGCTTGAACTCAAAATATGGCTTATTAAGTAAGCAGAGTGCTTTGCCCGGTATTGTTTTTGTTTTTTTAGTGGGAGGATTGATCAGGGCACAAGGATTTAATCCAGTATGGCTCATAGCTTTGTTTTTTGTGCTGGCCTTTGAATACCTGTTTGAAGCGCATAACTACCGGAGAGTAGCCAAAGAGTGTTTTCTTGCCGCTTTTTGGATATCCACAGCCAGTTTGGTTAGCTATAAGGTGGTGCTTATCTTTCCTCTTATCTTTATTATAATGGGAATATTAAGGTTGCTTAATGTCAAATCCTTTTTGGCTGCTATTATCGGTTTGTTGCTTCCATGGTTGTTTTTGTTGGGGTATGAATTGGGTTTCGGTTCCATCTCCAATTTCTTTTCATATATAAATTTTTCATGGCTTAAGATTTTTGAATCAAATGATCATCCTCTCTTTATGTTGGGGTATTTGGCTACTATCGCATTTATTTTCTTAATAGCCTTGTTTTCCGTGTTGGGTGCATACGGTGTTAAAAAAATATATACCCGCAAGCTATACCAGGTATTTATATTTTGTGGGTTATATTTTGTTGGTATGCTGGGGATTTCAGGTTTGAATATTGAATGGGTTATTTTAGTGGCCTTGCCTTTTTCTGTGCTTGTGGCGCATCTTTTGGATCAGATACGTTCCTTGGTGTGGCAGAATGTGGTGATCACTGCGATGATTCTTATTCCCATTGTGGGACAAATATTACTGTAATGGACGCCTCCAAACCCACTTTATCGATTTATGCCATACAGGATCGCTTAAATGCTGATACCCCATACTTTGTACATGACCATTCTTTTACTTTCATGTATCAAGGTAGGGTAGTTAAGCATCTTACTTTAGAGAGGAAAAGTCGTGAAAAGCATGATAATAAACTCTATCAGTCGATTTATCAGGTATTAAAGGAGGAGAAGTTGCTGGTTGACGATTTTGACATCGTGTTTCCTGATAATGTGGTGGGACGTTGCATGATTTCTTCTTGTGGTAGAATTCGTTTTGAAGCTCCTCTAAATCATACGCTCTTTCCGTATCCTGAGCTGGGTAGATGTTGGTGGTTAGATCATCAACGAAGTGCCTATGCTATTAATCATGAACTGGCACACGTTGGTAGTTGTTTGCCTTTTTACGGCAGTTTTAAAGAGAATAGTCTGTGTATTCATTTTGATGGGGGTGGTAGTCTTTCCAATTTCTCGGCCTGGTATTTTAATAAAGGGAAGTTAACAAATATTGATTTTCATTGGCGCTTTAAATATTTATCTTCCTTTTTTAATGCCAATGCTTTGGTATTTGGTATTGTGGGGGCACGATTTGAAGATCAGAATTCAGTTCCTGGTAAAATGATGGGACTGGCTTCCTATGGTTCTTACTCCGAAGAGATGGAGCAATGGCTCAAAGAGAATAACTATTTCTACGATTGTTGGGGTAAGAAACATGTGTTTTTTCAGAAAGCATATGCGAAATTTAAGATTAAACTTCATCAGTTGGATACCCGGGATGTGTTTTTGCAAGATATATTGGCCACACTACAGCATATTTTTATGCGTGATTTCATGGGGGAATTGCTACGCTTGAAAGAAAGAACTAAAGCCGATAACCTGTATTATGCAGGAGGATCTGCACTTAATATAGTGGCGAATAAAGCCATTGTGGATGCGGGTTTGTTTGATGAGGTGTTTATCCCTCCCTGCACCGAAGATAGCGGACTTTCATTGGGAGGGGCTGCTTTTGTGGAATGGAAAAAACATGGAAAGGTAGATGTTCATTCGCCGTATTTAAATCATAGTAAAACTGCCAAATGTGTAGATGTTGATACCTGCGTTATAGAAGAGGTTGCGCGATATATATCAGAGGGTAAGGTGCTAGGTGTTTGTAATGGCGATGGTGAAATTGGCCCTCGTGCTTTGTGTAATAGGAGCATAGTGGCTAAAGCCGATAATAAAGTTCTGGCCGATAAAGTAAGTATGTATCATAAAGGCCGAGAGTGGTATAGACCTGTGGCTCCTGTTATGCTGGAAAAGAATGCCAAGTTTTATACGGGACTTTCTCATGTACATCATCTTGCAGATTATATGTTACTGGATTTTCCTATTAAAGATGAGCGTAAAAATGAAATTGAAGGAGTGGTTCATGTGGACGGTACGGCACGTATTCAGGTGCTTCGTAGTGCATCCCAAAACCCTTTTATGTATGCGCTTTTAACCCTATTAGACCAAAAATATGGCATAAAAGCCTTGATCAATACCTCGTTTAATAAAAGAGGGATGCCTATTGTGCACACAACCGAAGATGCTGTTGATGCGGCAAGGAATATGAAGCTGGATGGTTTGGTAACAAACGGAACGTTTATGTTGCTTTAGCGAATAGAGACAGTGGTGCGTTTTTAACTGGGTTTGAGTAGCTATTTTGTTTTATAAGCACTGGGGATTCTAAGTGTTGTTATCGAACCATTATTTTCCAACCATCTTTCATTTTGTGTTTTATCTTATTATCCGGAAAAATTAGTTTGAGTGAGATACTGGTAAGGAGTCCTGCGCCTGTTGAAAGTAATATTTGTTGAGAACTATTTAAATGATCACCGTGGCTGCGAACGGCATAGTAGGTTCCCAATGTTGCACCAATGGTAAGTGTGGATTTTAAAAACATGGCACCTGCCGAAACTTTTCTAAATCCATGGATGTCTTCAATGCGTATTGTTTTTGTGTTGATGGGGTTGGAAAATAAGCGGGGCTTGCCCATGGTAATGGTACTGTCATTTAATTCCAGTATGTAATTCGATTCCAGTTCCATTTGCTGCAAGTATCCGCGGTATTTCAGCACAACTAATCCTCCTTTACGTAACTGAATTGCCTCTGCTTTATGCTGATTATAAAATATCACGACACTCTTTTGTGCGTTTGTATATAAAGCTAACAAAAGGAATGCCATTAAAATGCAATGCCTCATTTTCTTTTTTTTGTAAAAATAATAGAAAAACCTTAGCCTAACATTATTTATATTGTCTTCCTGGGAATAAAAAAAGGGAGCA comes from the Saccharicrinis fermentans DSM 9555 = JCM 21142 genome and includes:
- a CDS encoding glycosyltransferase family 117 protein; amino-acid sequence: MKNHTLLNNLLGWLSFAIAAVVYTMTIEPTASFWDCGEFISTSYKLLVGHPPGAPVFMILGRFFSLFAPDPGSVAYMINVMSALASAFTILFLFWTITHLGRRIYMNKEGQEWRSWAVLGAGFVGALAYTFSDTFWFSAVEGEVYAMSSLFTAVVFWAILKWEDVADHSYANRWLVLIAYLMGLSIGVHLLNLLAIPAIVMVYYFKKYEVSRNGILMALGISALLLVGILYGIIPYTVKIASWFELMFVNGFGAPFNTGIAVYLILLIGGLIFGIWYTQKKQKVILNTILLGVTVIMIGYSSFAMIVIRSYANPTMDQNSPEDVFSMMGYLNREQYGDRPLFSGQYYNSPLDREKSNASEGDPVRIKKDGEYKTVDHKPHYVFDSNTTTLFPRMYSREGRHINKYKYWAGGEPKGRTVQIENKESGQTQSVTLPSFGQNLSFFFNYQVKYMYLRYFMWNFAGRQNDIQGHGEVHKGNWISGIPILDNLRLGDQSKLPDTYKNNPARNKYYLLPLILGLLGLLFQYYSGKQGKQGFWIVMLLFFFTGLAIVLYLNQTPLQPRERDYAYAGSFYAFAIWIGLGVLAVVEGMRKFLPGGVSAVLASILTLVFVPGIMLSENWDDHNRSHRFVARDLAFNYLDTCDENAIIFTNGDNDTFPLWYAQEVEGYRTDVRVCNLSYLQTDWYIDQMGRKAYDSDPLPFSLTHDQYVTGTRDVVHLLPRIQGRVDMKEAIRFLASENPKTKEIPGYPGRIEHLPSKSFSIPVDSLKILQKGIVSENAAELIVPELKIDLNKEYILKNELMILDMLSNNDWNRPIYFAVTVGQDNYASLEDYFQLEGFAYKVVPIKTKADDGQFGRVDTEIMYDKFKNKFRWGGFDDARVYLDENHQRMAMNIRNNMSRLANALLDEGKKEKAVEILDMALSKMPVEKVPHNYFSIFLAEGYYKANEMEKGDRILTDFGRQSFQEINFFSSLSQRKQGNVGDDFQRSLAIYTEIANMSIRFSRDSVREELSKNLAQLPLGVVPDNMLSIFAAEGFYMEGRTLEGDQLLENIARISRQTIQYYMSLPKDQKVHYDYQYRQSVMFDREIEHLLTKYKRDDIMKKLGIEDTTSDTQVLNFSTH
- a CDS encoding polysaccharide deacetylase family protein yields the protein MVRPPFSAKVLLPGATWRQDSCSKDVFVTFDDGPIPEITPWVLDEADKWHAKLTFFCVGENVYKNADLFQEIIDRGHCVGNHTYNHMRAWKEDKKTYFDNIDKASHLIKSRLFRPPHGELYPWYIKQMKRKFEKVVMWDVLCKDYDGHLSPSQVYDNVKNNIRPGSIIVFHDSLKAEKNMKYAFPKTLELIAQKGLTTRVIK
- the purD gene encoding phosphoribosylamine--glycine ligase, encoding MKILLLGSGGREHALAWKLKQSPKLTELIIAPGNAGTADLGTNVELDPNDFKAVKELAVRKQIDMLIVGPEEPLVRGIKDFFLNDPELIHIPVIGPGKRGARLEGSKEFSKDFMFRYGIPTAKYKSVTLDNLDEGMAFLAEMKAPYVLKADGLAAGKGVLIIDDLEQAKADLKTMLDGQFGEASKKVVIEEFLDGIELSVFVLTDGSAYVVLPEAKDYKRIGEGDTGLNTGGMGAVSPVSFADDKFMNKVHRKIIQPTVAGLYGDQIPYKGFIFIGLIKVGDEPYVIEYNVRMGDPETEVVMPRIKSDLLELLEATAAKELKKHTIEIEDNTVTTVMMVSGGYPEAYEKGKEMTGLDKVKDGMAFHAGTKLQDGKVITNGGRVIAMSAIGKDMKEALAKSYKNAELVQFENKYFRKDIGFDL
- a CDS encoding carbamoyltransferase C-terminal domain-containing protein, yielding MDASKPTLSIYAIQDRLNADTPYFVHDHSFTFMYQGRVVKHLTLERKSREKHDNKLYQSIYQVLKEEKLLVDDFDIVFPDNVVGRCMISSCGRIRFEAPLNHTLFPYPELGRCWWLDHQRSAYAINHELAHVGSCLPFYGSFKENSLCIHFDGGGSLSNFSAWYFNKGKLTNIDFHWRFKYLSSFFNANALVFGIVGARFEDQNSVPGKMMGLASYGSYSEEMEQWLKENNYFYDCWGKKHVFFQKAYAKFKIKLHQLDTRDVFLQDILATLQHIFMRDFMGELLRLKERTKADNLYYAGGSALNIVANKAIVDAGLFDEVFIPPCTEDSGLSLGGAAFVEWKKHGKVDVHSPYLNHSKTAKCVDVDTCVIEEVARYISEGKVLGVCNGDGEIGPRALCNRSIVAKADNKVLADKVSMYHKGREWYRPVAPVMLEKNAKFYTGLSHVHHLADYMLLDFPIKDERKNEIEGVVHVDGTARIQVLRSASQNPFMYALLTLLDQKYGIKALINTSFNKRGMPIVHTTEDAVDAARNMKLDGLVTNGTFMLL